The genome window TATCTAAGGAAGAAGTGATTTAGTTTTGGTAAAAAGCAATAAAAATAAAAAATCTGAAGTTTTATCTATTTTGAAACAGGCTTTAAAGGTTAACCGGAAGCCTTTTCCTTGGGTTAAAGCCTTTTCTGCGGGATTAGCTGCAAGTCTTCCCGTTATTATCGGATTGCTCTTCGGTAGTCTGGAATATGGATTAATTGCGGGATTGGGTGGATTTACTTATTTGTATGTGTTTGATATACCCTATGCACAGCGGGCTAAAAAAATATTTTTTGTTGTGCTAGGAATGACTTTGGTCACCATATTAGGAACGCTTGCAGCTCCTTACCCACTCGCTGTAGCTATTTTAATGGGAGTGATAGGAGCAACAGTCATTTTTATTTTTGGATCCTTAAGAATTGCGGGGCCGTCTGCAATCTTCTTTGTTTTGGTTTTTGCGATGGTTTCAGGAATGCCAGTGAATCCGGAGCTTGCGCCTTTACGGGCTGCACTCGTCTTTCTCGGCGCGAGTTTGTCGTGGGTAATCGCCATGATTGGTTGGTTATTTGACCCTTATGGTGCAGAAGAAACTGTGGTAAAAAGAGTATATATAGAGTTGGCGAATTTAATTGACTCTATAGGTACGAACAACTTTAATACATCAAGACACAATATGATGTCTGTATTGAGGGAGGCAGATGAAACACTTACCAAAGGGTACATTTCATGGAGAGAAACGGATTTATTTAAACGGTTGTATCTATTAAATCAACATGCAAATAAGATATTTATATATATCACAGAGCATTTTATAGATACTCAGGAAAAATTGCCACAGGAGTTGGGACAGACGGTAAGGGAGCTTGCCAATTCATTTGATAAGAAAAATAAAATAGTTTATGAAAAGATTCCTCAGCCTAGTGAAATGGATGAAGCGGTAAGTCAGTTATTTGCAAAAATTTATGACGCAGATGCAATCATGAATGAACCGACAACCCGAATTAATCAAGTAATTCAAACATCGAAATTATCACTGAAGACAATATTCGGAGGTGCTTTTGATAAGAACTCCATCGTTTTTATCACCGCATTACGTTTTGGCTTAATTACAACCATTGCTGCAATAATTGCATTTGAGTTTGAATTGACCCGTTCGTATTGGGTCCCTCTATCCTGTGTGGCCGTAATGTCAGGGGCTACAATTGTGGCCACTCATCATCGTGCAATTCAACGAGGAATTGGTACGGTCATTGGAATTATTATTGCCAGTTTGGTTCTGACAATGGAGCCATCTGGGTATATTATCGCGCTTATTATACTTATATTGACATTTATTACCGAACTTTTTATTGTGAAAAATTATGGTCTGGCAGCATTGTTCTTTACTCCGAATGCTCTCTTAATGGCCGAAAGTACATCTGTAGGTAGCTTTAGCTTTTCATATTTTGCTTCATCCAGAATTATAGATGTCATTATCGGGAGCGTGATTGGTTTAATCGGAGTATGGTTGATTGGAAGAAAGTCTGCATCCAGCCGTATTCCACATTTTATTGGCAAAACAATTCGGAGTCAAACACAATTATTATTGGTA of Oceanobacillus zhaokaii contains these proteins:
- a CDS encoding FUSC family protein; the encoded protein is MVKSNKNKKSEVLSILKQALKVNRKPFPWVKAFSAGLAASLPVIIGLLFGSLEYGLIAGLGGFTYLYVFDIPYAQRAKKIFFVVLGMTLVTILGTLAAPYPLAVAILMGVIGATVIFIFGSLRIAGPSAIFFVLVFAMVSGMPVNPELAPLRAALVFLGASLSWVIAMIGWLFDPYGAEETVVKRVYIELANLIDSIGTNNFNTSRHNMMSVLREADETLTKGYISWRETDLFKRLYLLNQHANKIFIYITEHFIDTQEKLPQELGQTVRELANSFDKKNKIVYEKIPQPSEMDEAVSQLFAKIYDADAIMNEPTTRINQVIQTSKLSLKTIFGGAFDKNSIVFITALRFGLITTIAAIIAFEFELTRSYWVPLSCVAVMSGATIVATHHRAIQRGIGTVIGIIIASLVLTMEPSGYIIALIILILTFITELFIVKNYGLAALFFTPNALLMAESTSVGSFSFSYFASSRIIDVIIGSVIGLIGVWLIGRKSASSRIPHFIGKTIRSQTQLLLVLFSEQEKGFNVRKSKELRKMRINLTNLKTLYNTASGEIPIQRETLDYYWNIVFSIEHLAYLLEESSKMERRPILSDKVLAQLLYACEMMANPAGLKRPSSKKIIPKIEGYPSINKELEDLQKAIYR